Below is a window of Flavobacterium cyclinae DNA.
TGGATTGGATGCAAATTCTCTTATTTATTAAAAAAAGTAGAAATGTTATTGTTGATAATTAATAATAATAAGTAAAAACAAAACTTGATTTTTTTATTAAATTTGCAACCAAATCGCAAAAATCAACATTTTTTTTGTTGATTATATAAAATTAATTTATAACAGTTTAACCTAAATGGAATTAAAAACTTTAAACGAAATTGAGATTATTTCGGCTCCTAACTCTAAAATCAATGAAGTAGATTTTGAAAACTTAACTTTTGGTAATGTATTTACAGACCACATGTTAGTTTGTGATTATGTTAATGGAGCATGGCAAAAACCTGTTATAGAACCTTATGCGCCTTTTACAATAGATCCTTCAGCTAAAGTTTTTCATTATGGTCAAGCTATTTTTGAAGGAATGAAAGCATATAAAGACCAGCAAGATGATGTTTGGTTATTTAGACCTGATGAAAACTTTCACCGTTTTAACAAAAGTGCAATCCGCATGGCAATGCCAGAAGTTCCTGAAGATATTTTCTTAGGTGGTTTGCATCGATTATTAGAAATAGAAAAAGAATGGGTTAGAAAAGGAAAAGGAAACACACTATATATCCGTCCGTTTATGATTGCTACTGGTCACGGTGTAATTGCGGCACCATCACAAGAGTATCGTTTTATGATTATTTTATCTCCTGCTCGTTCATATTATTCAGGAGAAGTTAAAGTAATTATTGCCGAACATTACAGTAGAGCTGCTAATGGAGGAATTGGGGCTGCGAAAGCTGCAGGAAATTACTCAGCTCAGTTTTACCCAACAAAATTAGCTAACGAACAAGGGTTCCAACAAATCATTTGGACAGATGATGCTACTCATACCAAATTAGAAGAAGCGGGTACAATGAACGTTTTCTTTAGAATTAATGATACCTTGTTTACTGCACCTACAAGTGAAAGAATCTTAGATGGTGTAACTCGTAAAAGTGTTATTGAATTAGCAAAAAGAGAAAATATCAATGTTGAAGTTCGTCCAGTTTTAGTTGAAGAAATTGTTGTCGCTGCTAAAAATGGAACTTTAAAAGAAATTTTTGGAGCAGGAACAGCAGCCGTTATTAATCCTATTGTTGGTTTCTCATTCCAAGATCACTATTATGAATTGCCTAAATTAGAAAATTCAATGGCACTTGAAATCAAAGAAAAATTAACTAATATTCAATATAAATTAGCTGAAGATACCTTTGGGTGGACAGTTAAAATTTAGTAAGCAGTAGCAGTCACAGTTATCAGAAAAAATAAATCACTGATAACTGTGATTGGAAACTGTGACTATTTTAATATTTCTTCAAAATTGGGTTTAAAGTAATTAGGACCTTTCATAACTTTACCATCTTCACGGTAAATTGGCTTTCCATCTTCACCTAATTTACTCATATTAGAACGTTGAATTTCATCAAAAACTTCTTCAATTTTATGTTGTAGACCGTGTTCTAATATTGTACCACATAAAATATATAACATATCCCCTAAAGCATCTGCTACTTCAACAATATCATTATTTTGAACGGCTTCTAAATACTCTTCATTTTCTTCTTTCATTAAATTAAAACGAAGTTCGTTTTTTAATGTACCTAAATCGGCTTTCATTTCTTGACTCACACCTAAACCATAGGTTTCATGAAATATTTGTACTGCTTTTAATTGTTTTTGCATAATTATCCTTAAAAATTTCACGAAATTTAGAAATTTTATATAGTATTTAATTATTACTTTTGTGAAAATTTTCAATATGTTTTCAACAGGCCAAATCTATTTTGCTATTTTCTTTGTTATTGCATTTGTAATCACTATGATTATAGTATATCGAAAAGACTTAAAAGCATTAAAACCTTTTTATAAAGGGACATATTGGATTTTTTTATTTTTTCTAATATTTATAGGTTTTCTATTTTTGATAAAATTCTTAATGAAAGATTAATTATCTTACATTTGAAAAAAAGCAATGCCATTCAATGAGAATATTAAAATACATACTACTTCTATTACTGCTTTTAAGCGTTGCTTTTGTTGTATTCGTTGCTACCCAAAAAGGCGATTATAAAATTTTAAGAAAAAAAGAAATTAGTATTTCAAAAGAGGTTGTTTTTTCATTTGTTTCTGATTCTTCATCTAATCAAGATTGGTTGGCATGGACATCAAATGAAGCTACAATTAATACAATTAAAAATATACCAAATGATAGTTTGGTTCAATACATTACGATTTCAGAAAACAAGAATGAATCCTTAATGCGTTTTCAAAAAACAAAAAAAGGAGTTCTTGTTACTTGGGAAATGAAAGGTAATTTAGATTTTAATTTAAAATTATTAAGCGTTTTGCAAGGTGGAGTTGATAATGTAATTGGAGATAAATTAGAAGAAAGCCTAGATAACATCAATACGTATTTAGTAAAAGAATTAAAAACATTTGATGTAAAATTAAATGGAGTGGTTACTAAACATATGACCAACTATATTCAGCAAATTGATACTTGTAGCCCAGCTGAATTTCAAAAAGTATCCAAATCGATGTTACAAAACATGATGTCATTTGTTGAAAAAAATAATATTGAAATTCTAGGTTTACCTTTCATCACTTATGACAATATTAAATCAAACAATAGCAATATAATATTTGCTATGTGTGTTCCTGTAGAAGAAGAAATTCTTACAACTCCTGGAAGTGAAATTTCAGGTGGTCATTTTGAAGAATTTTTAGCAATAAAAGCCACATTAACTGGTGACTATTCGCATAGAAAAAATGCATGGAATAAAGCTAGAGCTTATGCTAGAAAAAAAGGTTTTGTAGAAGATACTTACAATGGGAAGTTTATAGAAATTTATAAAGTAAGTTTACCAAAAGAACGCAAACCTTCTAAATGGGTAACCGAATTATACGTTCCTGTTAAGAAAAAAGTATATATTCCAAAACCTAAAACTGAAACTACAACTGAAGGAACGGAAAACCCAACAGATACTAATACACCAACAAAACAATCAGAATAATAAAACCCGATTTTCATCGGGTTTTCATTTATTTATTCTTTCCTATTAAATGCTTTACAACTGTTTCGGCAGCATGTAAACCAAATAAAGCCGGCATCCAGCTATTTGTACCATAAAACGACTTTTTAAAGTTAGAACCGTCGGTCATTTTTACGCTATCATAATCCGGTCTTTCATAGGAATAAACTACTTTAACGCCGCTTGATATTCCCTCTAATTTTAATCGCTTTCTTACTTGTTTCGCTAACGGACAATAATCGGTTTTACTAATATCTTTTACACGGACTTTTTCGGCTTCAAACTTACCACCTGCTCCCATGTTACTAATTACTTTCACTTTTTTGCGTTTACAAGCTACAATCAAATTGATTTTTGGTGTTAAGCTGTCGATACAATCCAAAACATAATCAAATTCTGGTGTAACCAATTCAAAAGCTCTTTCTGGCGATAAAAATTCTTCAATACGTGTTAATTTCAAATCTGGATTAATATCCATTAAGCGATCTCCAACAATCTTTACTTTTGGTTCACCAACAGTACTATGTAATGCTGGTAATTGGCGATTGATATTGGTAATATCAACAACATCACCATCAACAATTGTCATATTTCCTACTCCAGCACGCGCTAAAAACTCGGCAGCAAAACTCCCTACTCCACCTAATCCAACAACTAGTACATTAGCATTTTCTAATTTTTGAATTCCATCTTCTTTAAATAATAATACCGCTCTTTCTTTCCACTTTGCCATTGTAAAATGATTATTGTTTTTAGTTTATTGTTTTAGGCTGAAAATCTTTGAAAAATTACTAAAAACAATCGCTTTCATGTCCTCTATCGAAACTCCTTTAATCAAAGCTGCTTTTTCATACACTTGATAAATGGATTCTTCAATTGTATCGGTTTCTAGTAAAATTTGATTTTCGGGTGCAAAGGTAAATACTTTTTCTAAATCTTTATTACGTAGTAAGTATTTTCCAAATGATAAGTAAAATCCATTTTTTAATAAAGACTGAGCTACTTGTTCGTTTTTTGAAAAACCATGAATAATCATTGGGTTCTCAATTTTCATTTCTTTCTTGATGGCAATCACTTCATCATATGCCGCCACACAATGCAAAACGATAGGTTTATTCGTTTGCTTTACAATTTCCAATTGCTGTTTAAAAACCGAAATTTGAACTTCTAACGGAATTTCTATACGTTTATCTAAACCACATTCGCCAAGCGCTAAACATTCGTTTAATTGCAGTTTTTGCTGGATTATTTCCAAATCAAATTCCAATCGATTTTCATCGATATACCACGGATGAATTCCAATAGAATAATTAGGAATGGTTGTATCAAATTCCCATGGATATTGATTTACAACCTCAATAACATCAGCGAGGTTTGAAAATTTATGTGTATGTAAATTAATATACTTAGTCATGGAACTTTTTTACACCAGCTAAAATTTCGATATCCAAATCATTCTCTAAAGGAACAATTGGGCATGAATATTTATAATTATAAGCACAATAAGGATTATAAGCCTTATTAAAATCTATTATCCAAGTTTTACCTTTTTGCATTCTCATATCTACATATCGACCACCAATGTAACTTTCTTTACCACAAGTTAAATCAGAAAAAGGCAAAAAAAAATAATCAGAATATCCCGGCTTCTTTGATAAATCGATATTCTGATAGACGTTTAATTTAAACTCTTTTTCATCAATTTTAAAATGAAGTTCTCCATATTTAACGTACAAAGGAGTTCGGGAAGTTGTCGTTTTCATTGCAAAAGCCTTTTCATTTTTGGTTCTAATAAATAGCGCTTCAACAATAAATTTTTCGCTTATTGGAAAAAAATCTAAACCTTTAAATTCTTTTAAATCGTCTTTAGTTAAGGGGCTTTTTAAGGAATCTGAAAAACTCTTGTTTAATTTGGATTGAAATTCTTGTGAAGCAGTTATGTCTTTTTGAGCAAAGACAACAGCCGAACAAAAAAGGAAAACTAGTATTTTTTTCATTAAATTCATTTTTTACAAAAATATATAATTTCTATAACATTATTTTGCTGAAAGCTTTTGTAATTTTGTTTCAGAAAAATTATTATGTTACAACGCGCTTTTCATAAATATATCGATAATTTTAGAGGATTTTCTCGTGAAATTTGGATTCTTACCTTCATCACTTTCATAAATCGTGCAGGCACAATGGTGCTTCCATTTTTATCAAAATATTTGAAAGAAGATTTACATTTTTCTTACAGCCAAGTAGGTTGGATTATGGTAAGCTTTGGTTGTGGTTCAATTTTAGGTTCTTGGTTAGGTGGTAAGCTCTCAGATAAAATTGGATTTTACAAAATCATGATTTTTAGTTTGTTAACTAGCGGAATTGCTTTCTTTGGATTACAATTTATTACTAGTTTTCAAGGTTTACTTATCGCAATGTTTTTCATAATGATAATAGCCGATATGTTCAGACCTGCAATGTTTGTATCGCTTGGTGCTTATGCAAAACCCGAAAATAGAACCCGAGCTTTAACTTTAGTACGATTAGCCATTAATTTAGGATTTGCTGCCGGACCAGCACTTGGTGGATTATTAATTATGAGCGTGGGTTACAAAGGCTTGTTTTGGGTAGATGGTGCCACATGTATATTAGCGATTTCAATATTTTGGATTTTAGTTAAAGAGAAAAAGAAATCAAAATATACTGATAAAGAACATCCTGGTGAAGTTTTAACACATTCTGTTTTTAAAGATACCCCTTTTTGGATATTCCTAACTGGAACTTTAATAACAGGAATTTTATTCTTCCAATTATTTACAACAATCCCATTATACCATAAAGAACAGTTTAATTTAAGCGAATTTCAAACGGGATTACTCTTAACACTCAATGGTGTTTTGGTCTTCTTTTTAGAAATGCCTATTGTAAACTACATTGAAAAACATAAGATAAATAAACTTAAAGTCATTACTTATGGATGTATGGCAATGGCTATAAGTATTTACTTGCTCTTAATCAATAATTGGTCTGGGATTCTTATTATTATGATGATTTTCATGACGTTTGCCGAAATGTTTGCCTTCCCTTTTTCCAATTCCTTTGCCATGAGCCGCGCTCCAAAAGGTCATGAAGGTCGTTATATGGCAATTTTTACTATGAGTTATAGTTTAGCTCATATTTTAAGTGCTAAAACGGGAATGGAAATAATTGACTTGTTTAGTTATCAAACCAATTGGTTTTTTATGGGAACACTAGGTGTTATTGGTGTATTACTATTTGTTTGGACCAGCAAATTGGTTAAAAAAGAATCCGTAAAATAAAACTTTAAATAAATTACTATATTTATGTTTTAATACATCATTATGAAAAATCACATTTTTTTACTGCTACTTTTTTCTATTTTTAGTTTTAGCCAAGAAAAAGA
It encodes the following:
- a CDS encoding branched-chain amino acid aminotransferase: MELKTLNEIEIISAPNSKINEVDFENLTFGNVFTDHMLVCDYVNGAWQKPVIEPYAPFTIDPSAKVFHYGQAIFEGMKAYKDQQDDVWLFRPDENFHRFNKSAIRMAMPEVPEDIFLGGLHRLLEIEKEWVRKGKGNTLYIRPFMIATGHGVIAAPSQEYRFMIILSPARSYYSGEVKVIIAEHYSRAANGGIGAAKAAGNYSAQFYPTKLANEQGFQQIIWTDDATHTKLEEAGTMNVFFRINDTLFTAPTSERILDGVTRKSVIELAKRENINVEVRPVLVEEIVVAAKNGTLKEIFGAGTAAVINPIVGFSFQDHYYELPKLENSMALEIKEKLTNIQYKLAEDTFGWTVKI
- a CDS encoding nucleoside triphosphate pyrophosphohydrolase family protein produces the protein MQKQLKAVQIFHETYGLGVSQEMKADLGTLKNELRFNLMKEENEEYLEAVQNNDIVEVADALGDMLYILCGTILEHGLQHKIEEVFDEIQRSNMSKLGEDGKPIYREDGKVMKGPNYFKPNFEEILK
- a CDS encoding GyrI-like domain-containing protein, whose protein sequence is MRILKYILLLLLLLSVAFVVFVATQKGDYKILRKKEISISKEVVFSFVSDSSSNQDWLAWTSNEATINTIKNIPNDSLVQYITISENKNESLMRFQKTKKGVLVTWEMKGNLDFNLKLLSVLQGGVDNVIGDKLEESLDNINTYLVKELKTFDVKLNGVVTKHMTNYIQQIDTCSPAEFQKVSKSMLQNMMSFVEKNNIEILGLPFITYDNIKSNNSNIIFAMCVPVEEEILTTPGSEISGGHFEEFLAIKATLTGDYSHRKNAWNKARAYARKKGFVEDTYNGKFIEIYKVSLPKERKPSKWVTELYVPVKKKVYIPKPKTETTTEGTENPTDTNTPTKQSE
- a CDS encoding tRNA threonylcarbamoyladenosine dehydratase — encoded protein: MAKWKERAVLLFKEDGIQKLENANVLVVGLGGVGSFAAEFLARAGVGNMTIVDGDVVDITNINRQLPALHSTVGEPKVKIVGDRLMDINPDLKLTRIEEFLSPERAFELVTPEFDYVLDCIDSLTPKINLIVACKRKKVKVISNMGAGGKFEAEKVRVKDISKTDYCPLAKQVRKRLKLEGISSGVKVVYSYERPDYDSVKMTDGSNFKKSFYGTNSWMPALFGLHAAETVVKHLIGKNK
- a CDS encoding TatD family hydrolase, whose product is MTKYINLHTHKFSNLADVIEVVNQYPWEFDTTIPNYSIGIHPWYIDENRLEFDLEIIQQKLQLNECLALGECGLDKRIEIPLEVQISVFKQQLEIVKQTNKPIVLHCVAAYDEVIAIKKEMKIENPMIIHGFSKNEQVAQSLLKNGFYLSFGKYLLRNKDLEKVFTFAPENQILLETDTIEESIYQVYEKAALIKGVSIEDMKAIVFSNFSKIFSLKQ
- a CDS encoding DUF1684 domain-containing protein — encoded protein: MKKILVFLFCSAVVFAQKDITASQEFQSKLNKSFSDSLKSPLTKDDLKEFKGLDFFPISEKFIVEALFIRTKNEKAFAMKTTTSRTPLYVKYGELHFKIDEKEFKLNVYQNIDLSKKPGYSDYFFLPFSDLTCGKESYIGGRYVDMRMQKGKTWIIDFNKAYNPYCAYNYKYSCPIVPLENDLDIEILAGVKKFHD
- a CDS encoding MDR family MFS transporter translates to MLQRAFHKYIDNFRGFSREIWILTFITFINRAGTMVLPFLSKYLKEDLHFSYSQVGWIMVSFGCGSILGSWLGGKLSDKIGFYKIMIFSLLTSGIAFFGLQFITSFQGLLIAMFFIMIIADMFRPAMFVSLGAYAKPENRTRALTLVRLAINLGFAAGPALGGLLIMSVGYKGLFWVDGATCILAISIFWILVKEKKKSKYTDKEHPGEVLTHSVFKDTPFWIFLTGTLITGILFFQLFTTIPLYHKEQFNLSEFQTGLLLTLNGVLVFFLEMPIVNYIEKHKINKLKVITYGCMAMAISIYLLLINNWSGILIIMMIFMTFAEMFAFPFSNSFAMSRAPKGHEGRYMAIFTMSYSLAHILSAKTGMEIIDLFSYQTNWFFMGTLGVIGVLLFVWTSKLVKKESVK